In a single window of the Terriglobus roseus genome:
- the ppk1 gene encoding polyphosphate kinase 1 — protein sequence MPKNANTSRAKATPQRTAQPARSIANSSSPQHLFFNRDESWLRFNGRVLEEAQDTTNPLLERVKFLSITASNLDEFIEVRVAGILQRIEDGYQKPLGEDDDGMSEQERLDALADQLHRFNREQYACWTRSLIPALRDERVELLDWDDLDEASLRHANEYFDREVDPLLTPVTIDPTHPFPRVLNKALCIGLLLRRKQGGRRTPGVGMLGVVTVPRSLPRLVRLPSPDGTYRFLFLHELIQARVPRLFPGYEVLARAAFRVTRNSNLYLQEEESRSLLESVRAELHNRRKGDVVRLEIAAGADEELIDQLRVNFELERWQIFRAEEPVNLTRVMEIVNAVDRPDLKFPKFVGRDYMPPPLPDGRPGCLFETLRQGDILLHHPFDSFRAVERFIEAGTEDDRVIAIKQTLYRTSADSPLFQALLDAAQTTDVTVVVELMARFDEDSNIRWARTLEDAGVQVFHGIVGLKTHAKLALLVRRDPDGVTRRYAHLGTGNYNSVTARFYTDISLITADEAITGAVQRVFNYLTADAQDENFRPLMVAPVTLANDILHLIDREAQHARAGRPARIVAKMNALLDGKTIRALYAASQAGVEIDLIIRGMCSLRPGVRKLSERIRVRSIVGRFLEHSRIFWFANGTDGKTGAADKSEVFCGSADWMPRNLYERCEDLYPVTAPALKKRLREEILEAYLSDTVKARLLQEDGEYTRPPRGSHPVEAQVLLMELAAAESAPASPNPGHSAAAKSATEAKDAAADKVSPPARRVLRHRSSDVSTAEKKAAAVKHTAPSAQAKKAVPAKSAAPVNAAAKKAVAKRASAKKASAKKATSP from the coding sequence ATGCCGAAGAACGCGAATACTTCCAGGGCCAAGGCCACGCCGCAACGCACCGCTCAGCCCGCCCGCAGCATAGCGAACAGCAGCTCTCCCCAGCACCTGTTCTTTAATCGCGACGAGTCCTGGCTTCGCTTCAACGGCCGCGTTCTGGAAGAGGCGCAGGACACGACGAATCCCCTACTGGAGCGCGTCAAGTTTCTCTCCATCACCGCGTCAAATCTAGACGAATTCATCGAAGTTCGCGTCGCCGGCATCCTGCAGCGGATTGAAGACGGCTACCAGAAGCCGCTTGGCGAGGACGATGACGGCATGAGCGAGCAGGAGCGCCTGGACGCCCTGGCCGACCAGCTGCACCGCTTCAACCGCGAACAGTACGCCTGCTGGACGCGCAGCCTCATCCCTGCTCTGCGCGACGAACGCGTGGAGCTGCTGGACTGGGACGACCTGGATGAAGCCTCGCTTCGTCACGCCAACGAGTACTTCGACCGCGAGGTCGATCCGCTGCTGACGCCCGTCACCATCGACCCGACGCATCCTTTCCCCCGCGTTCTCAACAAGGCGTTGTGCATCGGTCTCCTTCTGCGACGCAAGCAGGGCGGTCGCCGTACTCCCGGCGTCGGCATGCTGGGTGTGGTCACTGTTCCCCGCTCGTTGCCTCGGCTGGTCCGCCTGCCTTCGCCGGACGGCACGTACCGCTTCCTGTTTCTTCATGAGTTGATCCAGGCACGCGTCCCCCGCCTCTTCCCCGGCTACGAAGTGCTGGCACGCGCTGCCTTTCGTGTCACCCGCAACAGCAACCTCTACCTGCAGGAAGAAGAGTCGCGATCACTGCTGGAGAGCGTCCGCGCCGAGCTGCACAACCGCCGCAAGGGAGACGTCGTTCGGCTGGAGATTGCGGCCGGTGCCGACGAAGAGCTGATCGACCAGCTGCGCGTCAACTTCGAACTGGAGCGCTGGCAGATCTTCCGCGCAGAAGAGCCGGTCAACCTGACGCGTGTCATGGAAATCGTGAACGCGGTCGACCGCCCGGACCTGAAGTTCCCGAAATTTGTCGGACGCGACTACATGCCGCCGCCGCTGCCGGATGGCCGGCCCGGCTGCCTATTCGAAACGCTGCGCCAGGGCGACATCCTTCTCCACCATCCCTTTGATTCCTTCCGCGCCGTCGAGCGCTTCATCGAGGCCGGAACGGAGGATGATCGCGTCATCGCCATCAAGCAGACACTCTACCGAACCTCGGCTGATTCCCCGCTCTTCCAGGCCCTGCTGGATGCTGCCCAGACAACCGATGTCACCGTCGTCGTCGAGCTGATGGCACGTTTCGATGAGGATTCCAACATTCGCTGGGCGCGCACGCTGGAAGACGCGGGCGTGCAGGTCTTCCATGGCATCGTCGGCCTGAAAACGCATGCGAAACTCGCACTGCTCGTGCGCAGAGATCCCGACGGTGTGACCCGCCGCTATGCGCACCTTGGCACCGGCAACTACAACTCTGTTACCGCACGCTTCTACACGGACATCAGCCTGATCACTGCGGACGAGGCCATTACCGGTGCCGTCCAGCGCGTCTTCAACTACCTGACGGCAGACGCGCAGGATGAGAACTTCCGGCCGCTGATGGTGGCTCCCGTCACCCTGGCGAATGACATCCTGCACCTGATCGACCGGGAAGCGCAGCACGCCCGCGCCGGGCGCCCCGCGCGCATCGTCGCGAAGATGAATGCGTTGCTGGACGGCAAAACCATCCGCGCGCTGTACGCCGCATCCCAGGCTGGAGTGGAGATTGACCTGATCATCCGCGGCATGTGCTCACTGCGACCCGGTGTCCGCAAACTCAGCGAACGTATTCGCGTGCGATCAATCGTCGGCCGGTTCCTGGAACACAGCCGCATCTTCTGGTTTGCCAACGGCACCGACGGAAAGACCGGCGCAGCCGATAAGAGCGAAGTCTTCTGCGGATCGGCTGACTGGATGCCGCGCAACCTGTATGAGCGCTGCGAAGACCTCTACCCCGTTACCGCCCCGGCGCTCAAGAAGCGCCTGCGCGAAGAGATTCTTGAGGCATACCTGTCGGACACGGTGAAGGCACGGCTGCTGCAGGAGGACGGCGAGTACACGCGACCTCCGCGCGGCTCCCATCCTGTGGAAGCACAAGTCCTCCTGATGGAACTTGCCGCAGCCGAATCGGCGCCGGCATCGCCCAACCCTGGGCACTCCGCCGCAGCAAAATCCGCGACGGAGGCGAAGGACGCAGCCGCAGACAAGGTAAGCCCGCCGGCGAGACGCGTTCTGCGTCACAGGTCTTCGGACGTCTCGACAGCAGAAAAGAAGGCCGCCGCGGTGAAGCACACCGCACCTTCTGCACAGGCAAAGAAGGCAGTTCCCGCGAAGTCAGCAGCACCCGTAAATGCTGCTGCGAAGAAGGCCGTTGCAAAGAGGGCGTCTGCAAAGAAGGCCTCCGCGAAGAAGGCTACTTCGCCCTAG